The Aureimonas mangrovi genome includes a region encoding these proteins:
- a CDS encoding flagellar motor protein MotA → MQVLSSTTEERRPASGAPDRLSSPLVYLWAMLVFLALAGFVAAILGRQVFSAFGTNPGLNGLIIGVLVVGILMALRQILKLRREVRWVNAFRDGAADAERVKPPVLLSPMQALIGGRRGPLALANPSVRSILESVATRLDESRDVARYLIGLLVFLGLLGTFWGLLATIGSISATIETLDPGAGDAATILNSVQTGLSAPLAGMGTAFSSSLFGLAGSMVLGFLDLQVGRAQNRFYTELEDWLSSITDIGSDVAVPVAGRSLAPSGIDEIHLLSERLNRLVQEQGSGQRTSAAMANLAESIQGLVQHMRSEQQMLRDFVESQAGEQRQMRGVLERLSSTLNEPGRR, encoded by the coding sequence ATGCAGGTCTTGAGTTCGACCACCGAGGAAAGGCGCCCGGCCAGCGGTGCGCCCGATCGCCTGTCCAGTCCGCTCGTCTACCTGTGGGCGATGCTCGTCTTCCTGGCGCTCGCCGGCTTCGTGGCGGCGATCCTCGGGCGGCAGGTCTTCTCGGCTTTCGGCACCAATCCCGGCCTGAACGGCCTCATCATCGGCGTTCTCGTCGTTGGCATCCTGATGGCGCTGCGGCAGATCCTGAAGCTGCGCCGCGAGGTGCGCTGGGTGAATGCCTTCCGCGATGGCGCGGCGGACGCCGAGCGCGTGAAGCCGCCGGTGCTCCTGTCGCCGATGCAGGCCCTGATCGGTGGCCGGCGCGGCCCCCTCGCGCTCGCCAACCCGTCGGTCCGCTCGATCCTCGAATCGGTCGCGACGCGCCTCGACGAAAGCCGCGACGTCGCGCGCTATCTCATCGGGCTCCTGGTCTTCCTCGGCCTTCTCGGCACCTTCTGGGGCCTTCTGGCCACGATCGGCTCGATCTCCGCCACCATCGAGACTCTCGATCCGGGCGCCGGCGACGCTGCGACCATCCTGAACTCCGTCCAGACGGGCCTCTCGGCGCCGCTCGCCGGCATGGGCACGGCCTTCTCGTCCTCGCTCTTCGGCCTTGCCGGCTCGATGGTGCTGGGCTTCCTGGACCTGCAGGTGGGGCGCGCTCAGAATCGTTTCTACACCGAGCTCGAAGACTGGTTGTCCTCGATCACCGATATCGGCTCCGATGTCGCGGTGCCGGTTGCCGGGCGGTCGCTCGCGCCAAGCGGCATCGACGAAATACATCTCCTGTCGGAGCGCCTGAATCGGCTGGTGCAGGAGCAGGGCTCCGGCCAGCGCACCAGTGCGGCCATGGCCAATCTCGCCGAAAGCATTCAGGGCCTCGTCCAGCACATGCGCTCCGAGCAGCAGATGTTGCGTGATTTCGTGGAGAGCCAGGCGGGCGAGCAGCGGCAGATGCGCGGCGTCCTCGAGCGGCTCTCCTCGACGCTCAACGAGCCGGGGCGGCGCTGA
- a CDS encoding inositol monophosphatase family protein — translation MARSALLNVMTQAAMKAGRSLVRDFGEVQNLQVSMKGPADFVSNADRKAEDIVFQELSRARPDWGFLMEERGTVEGRDSQHRWIVDPLDGTTNFLHGIPNFAVSIALERDGQIVAGVIFNPVQDELYSAEKGGGAFLNDRRIRVAARQNLPEMLFGTGIPFLGKGDHARFLYELRHVMAECSGVRRIGAASLDLAYVAAGRLDGFWERALSPWDLAAGAILVREAGGFVTNIQGASGFDHVAGDILCGNEFAHRALQGLLLKASKARLAGA, via the coding sequence ATGGCCCGTTCGGCCCTTCTCAACGTGATGACGCAGGCCGCCATGAAGGCCGGCCGCTCGCTGGTGCGCGACTTCGGCGAGGTGCAGAACCTCCAGGTCTCGATGAAGGGGCCGGCGGATTTTGTCTCCAACGCCGATCGAAAGGCGGAGGATATCGTCTTCCAGGAACTGTCGCGAGCACGGCCCGACTGGGGCTTCCTGATGGAGGAGCGCGGCACGGTCGAAGGGCGCGACAGCCAGCACCGCTGGATCGTCGATCCGCTCGACGGCACCACGAACTTCCTTCACGGCATCCCGAACTTCGCCGTCTCCATCGCGCTGGAGCGCGACGGGCAGATCGTGGCGGGCGTCATCTTCAACCCCGTGCAGGACGAACTCTACTCGGCCGAAAAGGGTGGCGGCGCCTTCCTGAACGATCGCCGCATCCGCGTTGCCGCGCGCCAGAACCTGCCCGAGATGCTGTTCGGCACGGGTATCCCGTTCCTCGGCAAGGGCGACCACGCGCGCTTCCTCTACGAGCTGCGCCACGTGATGGCCGAATGCTCGGGCGTGCGCCGCATCGGCGCAGCCTCGCTCGACCTTGCCTATGTCGCGGCGGGGCGGCTCGACGGCTTCTGGGAGCGCGCGCTCTCGCCTTGGGATCTCGCGGCCGGCGCCATCCTCGTGCGCGAGGCCGGCGGCTTCGTCACCAACATCCAGGGCGCGTCCGGCTTCGACCATGTGGCCGGAGACATCCTCTGCGGCAACGAATTCGCGCACCGCGCCCTGCAGGGGCTTCTCCTGAAGGCGTCCAAAGCGCGCCTTGCGGGCGCCTGA
- a CDS encoding tetratricopeptide repeat protein, whose amino-acid sequence MRRAAFPALALGLLAAGSAFAQDAPGAPASGAVGEAPMLPGSAETPRDGERLLPVPTLGPTGDGVPAEGFPATADGAYGAFQRGLYLSALRIAEPLANLGDSAAQTLLGEIYAGGFGVPRDEAEAARWYRVAAEAGVPRAQFRYAMMLIEGEGVTPDEAAARDLMRQAADAGEPTAAFNYGQMLIQSSPTGGFTEAARYFRVAAESGVPDGQYALAQLYAYGQGETQDDTQARRWLREAAIRGHDTARVELGIWLINGRGGEANALAGFRWLKGAAERGNAIAINRVAHLYREGIGTPRDTQAAAMWAVLARRAGNTDPGLDGFIRGLPQDMQQRALQDANRFKAR is encoded by the coding sequence GTGAGGCGCGCGGCCTTCCCGGCGCTGGCGCTCGGCCTTCTTGCGGCTGGCTCCGCCTTCGCGCAGGATGCGCCGGGCGCACCGGCGTCGGGGGCCGTGGGCGAGGCGCCGATGCTGCCGGGGAGTGCCGAAACGCCGCGTGATGGCGAACGCCTCCTGCCGGTGCCGACGCTGGGGCCGACGGGCGACGGCGTGCCGGCGGAAGGCTTCCCGGCGACGGCCGATGGTGCCTACGGCGCCTTCCAGCGCGGCCTCTATCTCTCGGCACTTCGCATCGCCGAACCGCTGGCCAATCTCGGCGACAGCGCCGCGCAGACCCTGCTCGGCGAAATCTATGCCGGTGGTTTCGGCGTCCCGCGTGATGAGGCCGAGGCCGCCCGCTGGTATCGCGTGGCCGCCGAGGCCGGCGTGCCGCGGGCCCAGTTCCGCTACGCCATGATGCTGATCGAGGGCGAGGGCGTGACACCCGACGAGGCTGCGGCGCGAGACCTGATGCGCCAGGCCGCCGACGCCGGCGAGCCGACGGCCGCTTTCAACTACGGGCAGATGCTGATCCAGTCATCGCCGACGGGCGGCTTCACCGAAGCTGCGCGCTACTTTCGCGTGGCGGCCGAGTCTGGCGTGCCGGACGGGCAGTATGCGCTCGCCCAGCTTTACGCCTATGGGCAGGGTGAGACGCAGGATGACACCCAGGCGCGCCGCTGGCTGCGCGAGGCGGCGATCCGCGGGCACGACACGGCGCGTGTCGAGCTTGGCATCTGGCTCATCAACGGCCGGGGCGGGGAGGCGAACGCGCTGGCTGGCTTCCGCTGGCTGAAGGGCGCGGCCGAGCGGGGCAACGCCATCGCCATCAATCGTGTTGCCCATCTCTACCGCGAAGGCATCGGCACGCCGAGAGACACGCAAGCGGCCGCCATGTGGGCCGTGCTCGCGCGCCGCGCGGGCAACACCGATCCGGGCCTCGATGGCTTCATCCGCGGCCTGCCGCAGGATATGCAGCAGCGCGCGCTGCAGGACGCCAACCGCTTCAAGGCGCGCTGA
- the efp gene encoding elongation factor P — MKINGNEIRPGNVIEHNGGLWAAVKTNHVKPGKGGAFNQVELKNLIDGTKLNERFRASETVERIRLEQKDYQYLYAEGEMLVFMDNETYEQLELQKDFVGERAAFLQDGMKVTVESHEERPIGISLPDYVTLQIVEADPVVKGQTAASSYKPAMMENGIRVMVPPFIESGERIVVDTNEITYVRRAD; from the coding sequence ATGAAAATCAACGGAAACGAAATCCGTCCCGGCAACGTCATCGAGCACAATGGCGGGCTCTGGGCGGCGGTGAAGACCAACCACGTGAAGCCCGGCAAGGGCGGCGCATTCAACCAGGTCGAGCTGAAGAACCTGATCGACGGCACCAAGCTCAACGAGCGCTTCCGCGCTTCCGAGACGGTCGAGCGCATCCGTCTGGAGCAGAAGGACTACCAGTATCTCTACGCCGAGGGCGAGATGCTGGTCTTCATGGACAACGAGACCTACGAGCAGCTCGAGCTCCAGAAGGACTTCGTGGGCGAGCGCGCCGCCTTCCTGCAGGACGGCATGAAGGTGACGGTCGAGAGCCACGAGGAGCGCCCGATCGGTATCTCGCTGCCCGACTACGTGACGCTGCAGATCGTCGAGGCCGACCCGGTGGTGAAGGGCCAGACGGCCGCCTCCTCCTACAAGCCGGCGATGATGGAGAACGGCATCCGCGTGATGGTTCCTCCCTTCATCGAGAGCGGCGAGCGCATCGTCGTCGACACCAACGAGATCACCTACGTCCGCCGCGCCGACTGA